The Solea senegalensis isolate Sse05_10M unplaced genomic scaffold, IFAPA_SoseM_1 scf7180000015944, whole genome shotgun sequence DNA segment CAGTTCCCGTCTGTCACAGATGTCCTGGGGCTgattttaaatcagtgatttctcCTTCAGTTCACGCGCGTCTGTCACAGATGTCACGAtcttaaatcagtgatttctcCTTCAATCGCAGATGTAAAATCGACGGGGCTGAtcttaaatcagtgatttctcCTTCAGTTCACGGCCGTCTGTCACAGATGTAAAATCGACGGGGGCTgattttaaatcagtgatttctcCTTCAGTTCACGGCCGTTTGTCACAGATGCGGCGGGGCTgattttaaatcagtgatttctcGTTCAGTTCCGGCGTCTGTCACAGATGTGGGGCTgattttaaatcagtgatttctcCTTCAGTTCACGGCCGTCTGTCACAGATGTCGACGTGGGGCTgattttaaatcagtgatttctcCTTCAGTTCTCTGTCACAGATGTCTCCTTCAGTTCACGGCCGTCTGTCACAGATGTAAAATCGACACGGGGCTgattttaaatcagtgatttctcCTTCAGTTCACGGCCGTTTGTCACATATGTAAAATTGACAAACGACTGATTTTAAACCTGTGATTTCCCCGTCAGTTCACGGGTGTTTGTCACAGATGTCGACGCAGGGCTGATTTTAAATCTGTGATTTCTCCGTTTGTCACAGATGTAAAATCGATGCGGGGCTGATTTTAAATCTGTGATTTCCCCATCAGTTCACAGCTGTCTGTCACAGATGTTAATGTGGGGgctgctgaaagcctcctgacgctcacacacacacacacacacacatcagctgttGTTGAAAACACGTTGTTAGGCTCAGGTGTTTGGACGTTAGGAcgttttaaaggttgattccacaAAAATCAGCAGCAAAGAACAAACCGTCACAACGAAAATTTCACCGAAGAATTGTCTActtctaattattatttctgtattCATGTTCCGTGCAGTGCCATCTGGAGGACACAGCTGGTTTAATGTTTGACTGTTTTCATGTTGACATTTATGACAGCGCtctgataataaaacaaacacagaactgGAATATAATCCAGAATAAAAATGAACCATAAAAATAATCTGCTCTTCATCTGTGGAGAcgataaaaacaaagataaagcaacaatcacacatttacagtcTGAGGTGCAAATAACATGTGATCGTGATGGCTCATGGACCACATGTGGCTCTCTGCTTAATATCAAGTAtttctatatatgtatatttcatatttattatcataaatacattttattttactgtgaacTAAATATGGTTACATTTCAaaattaatacttttattttgaaattctgtgaaatactCACACAAATCGTAAGATCGTATTGCTCACCTCCATTAAACAGTTACTTTTTTCTACTTGagcgccccctactgaccagactGGACATTCAGTGACCCACAGGTTATTTGACTTTGAGGCTCCTGGTTTAAGTTTAACATAATATCTGTGGATGACTATGGTGAATATTTCAAGGTTTGTGAAGTGTCGTTCTATCAGATACTGACTGTCTTgtcagcgccccctgctgctgagacacgaGGACACACTGAGTTTAGCCTCAGCTGATAAAAATCTATGTCCaggatatctacgtcacatgatcacgtctttatctcactgtcagacaggaaagtgaagtttgtgaaccactcactctcacacaccaaagtccacagagaaaaccactgattttaacatcacacacacacaggtgttgatccactgctgcctccatcactaagttctaatgtcttattttgtcacttcagtgtttgaaatccttcgttcagattgacgtcagtgacacacagtgaccacacgaggcagcagaggaccagcagctcctgtgtccctgtgagctagaatcactgattttctctctgaggtttggtgtggtgAAAAAATACTTTCTATTCTTATACTGATGAATATTCCTCTAAAAGCTAAAACTATAATTATTGTGTCCATCAAGGCTCAGTTTCAGGTCacatacttttttaacaaagtcAATGTTAGtcccattttctgtttttgaaagtggaTTTTGCCGTGCGGACGTTTGTGATCAATGcaggaataaaacatttacattaaagcGACGTGTGCATGCAGCTACTCAGCTGAGCCAACAGGAGGCGCCCTCTCTGTAAACACTttagaggaggagcagcagaggtcaGCTGAtttatgtgatgatgatgatcaataatcaataatctcCCGTGCAGCGTGGCCTCTGCCTTTCACCGCAACGACTCAGCAGAACTGATAAGATAAAATAGACGCAGTTAAGGGTTTATCAGCAGAGAGCGATTTCCCCTAAAGGAATGTTTGTAAATGAGTTTTTAgttcagcagcagtgatgagtgacgacaacagttttcttttaatgattCAAACAATTTCAGTGTTTACAACACGTTGGATTCATAAccagctgtttaaaaaaacacaaagctttTGCTGATTTGAAGTTGTTTCTTCACAGTTTCataacagatgtttttttaacaccatgttggattttatttttattgatcaaaaccagtgattttgatCAATCTGTCAGGAATCAAAtccagattttagccactgaacaaaagtCTACGGCATCTTCATCAcacgttcacatctttatctcactgtcagacactcactctcccacacacacacacacacacacacaccagtccacagagaaggtcagtgattttagctgcagggacacaggagctgctggtcctctgctgcctcgtgtggtcactgtgtgtcactgacacaaatctgaacaaaggctttttaaatgctgaagtgacaaaataagacattagaattagtgatggaggcagcagtgtgtgtgtgtgtgtgtgtgtgtgatgttaaaatcactgattttctctgtggactttggtgtgggagagtgagtggtttacaaacttctaaTAAAAGCACTTGTTTACACGTGACATCACTGCTCAGTGACTCAGTGATGGTTTGGTCCACTCGTGCTGCTGCGCTCGGCTCAACAGGCTCTTTTGTTCACAAGCCGCCTCCAGAGAGGTGAACaggccacagtgtgtgtgcgtgtgtgtgtgcgtgtgcgcgttcgtgcgtgtttgtgtgtgtgtgcgtgtttgtgtgtgttctcaccgGCAACAATCACGACAGTGAGGCGCTCACATGCCTGCTCTCATCAGCCTCCTACCCCTGTCACATGACCaaaatcccccccccacccctccgtCAGTCAACCAGACCTGTTCTGGCCTCTAAAGCCCACACCTTGACATGACATGTcttgactcctcctcctcctcctcctccctcaggcCTGTGAGGAGATAAGACTGCTGAGTCATCATAtccatacaaaacacacacacacacataaagtgtGTTATGAGTCTGTCCCTGACCTCTGCTAACAgatcatatcacacacacacacacacgcgcacacacacacacacacacacacacacacacactgcacacacacacacacacacacacacacacacacacacacacacacacacgcacacacacacacacacacgcacacacacacacacacacacacacacacacacacacacaccacacacacacacacacacacgctacacacacacacgcacacacacacaccacacacacacacacacacacacacacacacacacacacacacacacacacacgcacacacacacacacacgcttacacacctgcatacacactgctgctccatcactaaattcaaatgtctgatttcataaaattctgcatttaaaaatcctttgttcagattgacctcagtgacacaaagtgaccacacgaggcagcagaggaccagcagctcctgtgtccctgtgagctaaaatcactgattttctctctgaggtttggtgtgtgaggtgagtgtgtgtgtgtgtgtgtgtgagtgagtgtgtgtgtggggggagagtgagtggtttactaacgtcagtttcctgtctcacagtgagataaagacgtagCTAAACAGCTAATCAGCAGCTAAACAACAACACTCTCACTTTAAAGCTGcttgaatactttttttattgttttgatttcaaTCATGTGACATATGAAAAGTTTAGAGACATGAAAACTGGTCACGTGTGAATAAAGTCGTCCGTGTTCACACATGGACTCACTCTTATCTGGATATTATTCAGGCCACGCCCCCTTATTTTTCCAGATTTGGATCCAGCGTCTGCGTCATCTCGTCCGTGAGTATCGataaaatgtttccttttctttggaCTATGAAGACGAGGTTGATTTTCAGGACACGTCGTCACTGAAGTACGCAGCGTTGTCTCGGCCGTTCACGTCGGCCGTCGCAGACGTCAGCGACCAGTGGCGGTAGGTTGGTTTGTTCGCATGTCGCTGCGTCTCGGATGTCAGCGTGCGTCGTACGTACCGGTACGACAGAAAGATGATTCCACTCACCAGCATCAGGATGGAGGCGATGATGCCGACGGCGATGGCCGAGCCCACCTGCTGCGTAAGCGGTGCCGCGGGGAGGTGGAACTCCGGCGGGAAGTCAATGGTTCTGTTGACGAGCACAGAGTTCATGTTCCACGCCAACGGCACCAAAGAGAGCGCCCCCGTCAGGAGGTACAGCGTCCCCGCCAGCACGAACATCCGTCTTATGTTCCTCCTGTCTTTCACAGAGAAGTACGCCATCCTCATGGCCGCCGCCGCCACGAAGTTCGCTGCAAGGCCGCAGATCACCGACAGCATCATCAACACCTGAGCCACCAAAATCTCCACGGGAACGAAGGCGTCGGCGACGCCCATGCTGCGACAGAACTCCGCCTCTGAGAGCACGTGGCTGTAGAAACACGCCCTCCAGATCCCCACCCAGGCCACGCCCGACGTGACGGCTGGCACGTCATCCACGTACCACAGCCGCCACTCGTTCAGCCCGACCGTCGCCATGGTGATGATCCAGGCCAGCGAGCCCACGGCCAGGCCAAAGAACTGCCAGTGAGCCGTGTGAGCCAGGTACAACATGGTGTTAGCTGAGCGCGCTAATGCTACGAGGGACTGATCACAGAAACTGCGAACTCCATCacacctgaagaaaaacaaacaaagttaaaGCTGCGAGCAGCAGAGAATGCCACTTTCACAAGCTCTACAGAGGCTGCTGTGGCATCCTGTTGCCACTGTGTGGCGCTGTGACTCGTCGTCAGATTGTGACTCTGATCAAATGTGGAAATGTTCAGAACAAATCGAACCAGTTACACTTGAGCTTTGACAACTTCCTAAAAAAGTGACTGCGTCACCACGGCAACGCTGTTGTAACACAAACCCTCAATCTTCACAGAGTAGCGTGATTTGCTCCACATTTAAACACCAACAAGTAATTGCCTGATGCCAGTCGGTGGCGCTATAACCGTGAGTCAACGTTAATATACAGTTGTCTTCTGGCAAAGACTCGTAATGACCACGCCCACTTTAAGACAGTTTTAACGACATACACTCAAGttacaaaacataaaacctgTCATTTCATGACGCCAGTAGGGAGCGCTATACAACTGAGTGAATGAAGTTAGTGATTTGTGTTCAGACAGGAAGTCTGTGAATGTAGGAATTACAGCGACTTTCTTTAGTTGCTGGTAAACCATGAGGAGCGTCTGCCACTAGAGGGCGACGTGACGACGACAAattctgttgttatttttataacaAGTGAGACCTGAGAAACATTCAGATGTGGGACCAGGGGCGGCTGGACCATAGTGGGCGACAGTGCACCGCCCTCCTTAAGCCACACGGAAAAAAGAGCTTAGTTCGCTTCTCTGTAAGTTGTGCTAACTTTACCAGCGCTTAATTGCCGATttcatcatggaaaaaaagtacaaacaactTACtctcactgcaaaaaaaagccGTTTCATAGAAGAAAAGCTTCAGCTTATATAACTCGGACCTGAGCAGCCGAACGTCGCCATAAAACAGCAAACGAAAGACAGGAGCTGGTATGAGAAGAAGGACTggctattttctactttctgtcatttttcagattcttaaacgtgaatattttctactttctgtcatttttcagcttctcaaatgtgaatattttctactttctgtcatttttcagctttt contains these protein-coding regions:
- the LOC122762674 gene encoding claudin-34-like — translated: MLYLAHTAHWQFFGLAVGSLAWIITMATVGLNEWRLWYVDDVPAVTSGVAWVGIWRACFYSHVLSEAEFCRSMGVADAFVPVEILVAQVLMMLSVICGLAANFVAAAAMRMAYFSVKDRRNIRRMFVLAGTLYLLTGALSLVPLAWNMNSVLVNRTIDFPPEFHLPAAPLTQQVGSAIAVGIIASILMLVSGIIFLSYRYVRRTLTSETQRHANKPTYRHWSLTSATADVNGRDNAAYFSDDVS